CACCGTCACCGAtccctttctcttcctctctcgtcTCGACTCTCCTCCACGCTCCACACAGCCGTTGCCCCCGCGTCGTTGCGTTGCGTGCGGCCGTCGGGgatggcgacgagcggcgcggcggcacgtcCTCCAGTGGCCACCACCCTCTCCGCGCGCCGTGGCACGGctccctccgccaccgccgccgccgcctcctgccccgcGTCGTCGGCGCGGCGCACTACCTGGAGGCCGCGGGCGAGGCTCTCCTCGGGGaacgcggcgcgggcgcgggcgcggctgcTGCGTGTCGAGGCCTCCTCCATGGCCGACCCGGTCGAGGAGAGCCTCCCCGCGGCGCCGCACACGGCCACGGATGCTCCGTTGGAGACTCAGCCCCAGGTGCGCACCAGGTAGGCACAAGTCTCCACTCCCCCACTCCAGTCTATAGTTCAAGTGTTACCCTGAGTTATTTTGCGTGTGACCTTGCTTACAGAGTTCCAGTTTCTCGTATTTCTGGTTTCTAAATTACCATCTTGTTTGCGTAGCATGTGGAATTGGAAGGGCTACAACATTCGGTACCAGTACGCGGGAACTTCTGGCCCTGCATTGGTTCTAATTCATGGTTTCGGAGCAAACAGGTGCGTGGACTTTCTGTTTCATATCTGCAGGCAACCAAACTAAAATTTTCAGTTATCATGCCAATGGGGAGTTAGCTTAAGGCCATGGCAGTGCAGTAGCTGTTGCTGCAACTGTTTTTTAGATGCTTCTGTAGTTCTATGTTGTAAAGGTTTAGGAGAAGAAATGTTGGACCTAATATTTTGAGAATTTTTTGGTTAGTGATCACTGATCACATGTAATCCTTAGTTATTGTTAAATCTTGGGCTGTGTTAAATGTTGGTTTTATGATGAAACCTCAAGCTGCATTACTTTTCCAATAGTTTGATTTGATACAATAATGGGGACTACTAGTGTTTGTTTTTTAATTATCACACTACATCACTTTTCTGCGTCAAAAAACACCCCATCACTTTGCTTAGCAATCATGTACAgactcccctcttttttttttccagtgaCCATTGGCGGAAAAATATTCCTGTTCTTGCTCTGAAAAACAGAGTATATGCAATTGATCTTATTGGTTATGGCTATTCTGATAAGCCTAATCCACGTGAGCTTGGTGAGAGCTTTTATACTTTTGAGACATGGGGAGAACAGCTGAATACGTTTTGTGCTGAAGTTATTAAGAGCGAAGCTTTCTTCATATGCAATTCAATTGGAGGTATGCTCAGCTCCATGCTTACATACATCATACATGAAATGCAATGGATCATATGTTGTATGTGTAACTAATGGACGAGCATAAGAATGCATGTCGCTCGATGTAATCCATAAAATTGCTTACTCTGCCAAAAGAACATTTTTCAAATTCCTCCCTTTGTTATTTCAGAAAACACATTTGAGTAGGGAAAAAGGAAGACCGTAAATGATGTCTATGCTAGTTTAGTAGTGTTGTTCCTATCTGTTACCCCCTCCGGTCATTAATATATAAACATCATATATTAATGACTAGAGGGAGTATTTCTGTAGTGAGTGGGTGCATGATGCTGTTCAAAATTATGGTGATATCAACTAGATATGTCATATGCGCTCATGCTTCACAATGGAAATTGATTTTCATTATACTAGAGTGTATTAGCCTAGTAACTACTCCAGAATGATATTTGGAGTAGTGTCCAAGATGAGACAAGTTCTCTTCATGTACCTCTAAATTTTGAGGGGAGGTGCGAGTGATACATGTCACTGATGAGTATTTGTACGCATGAAAAAGAATTTAACAAGCACTTGTAATGTGTTTATTATTGTCCTTCAGGGCTTGTTGGTCTACAGGCAGCTGCTATGGAACCACAGAAGTGCAAGGGTATCTTTTTATTGAATATTTCATTGAGGATGCTTCATATCAGTAAGCAGCCATGGTTTGGAAGGCCTTTCATCAAATCATTCCAAAGTCTGCTACGGTAACTCAGAATTTCATAGTTTGTTGCGGGATCCACATACTTGTTACCTCCTTGTTACAATCCCTTTTCTGGTTTTTAGGAATACTGTTATTGGGAAGCTGTTCTTCAGCGCTGTTGCTACACCAGAATCTGTGAAAAATATTCTCTGTCAGGtgtatatttatttaatcctcTCATCTTGGAAAATAATCAAAGCATAAGCAGATTATTGGGCATATACAAAAATCTATGGTAACACAACATTCAGGCTTAACGTCCCAAATTAAGTAAAAGCCACATGACCTTGCTCCAATGGCTGCATTCTGTAGAAAGAAAATCTTTAATTCATCATCTTAAGTATAGAAcctgtttttttcccttt
The window above is part of the Oryza sativa Japonica Group chromosome 7, ASM3414082v1 genome. Proteins encoded here:
- the LOC4343700 gene encoding uncharacterized protein, whose protein sequence is MATSGAAARPPVATTLSARRGTAPSATAAAASCPASSARRTTWRPRARLSSGNAARARARLLRVEASSMADPVEESLPAAPHTATDAPLETQPQVRTSMWNWKGYNIRYQYAGTSGPALVLIHGFGANSDHWRKNIPVLALKNRVYAIDLIGYGYSDKPNPRELGESFYTFETWGEQLNTFCAEVIKSEAFFICNSIGGLVGLQAAAMEPQKCKGIFLLNISLRMLHISKQPWFGRPFIKSFQSLLRNTVIGKLFFSAVATPESVKNILCQCYHDTSAVTDELVQFILQPGLDPGAVDVFLEFICYSGGPLPEELLPRVKCPVLVAWGEKDPWEPVELGRAYASFDTVEDFVVLPNVGHCPQDEAPDLVNPLVESFVTRHS